The Terriglobales bacterium genomic sequence CGTGAGGAAAGCAGTTCTCAGTTCTCAGAAAACTCGCGGCGATTTGTGCGGATCGGTATTGGGGGCCCCCTGCTTGCTTGGGTCGCGGAAAAGAAGCCCTTAGCCTTTGGCTTTTAGCTTTTAGCCAAAAACAAGAGTTCACCGCAGAGGACGCGGAGGAACGCAGAGGCGTATATAGGCAAATCGCTCTGGCGACGGGATACTGCTCTTACGAATTTTCAAAGACCTAATGGGGCGTCATTCTAAGGGCTCCGTGGTAGACCGCTTTGCCCTCGCGCTTTGCTCGCGCTGTATCGGCGCTCACTCCGCGCTCAGCTTTCACATAAGGGCTCCGCAGCCAAACCAAGGCTGCTGCGCCCTCGCGCTCTGCTCGCGCTGTATCGGCGCTCGCTCCGCGCTCACCCTATTCCAAGTACGCCCTGCATTCCTTGGAATGCTTTTCAAACTCTCAAAGTCCTGCTACCGCCTTGTGCCCCTGAAGCGCACGGGGGCGGCCCGCTTGGTGGCTGTCTGGGGAACCGTGCCGGTCACGAAGCCGGGGTTGTTGAATTGCGGTCTTCTCCACACGGCATTTCGGGTGTGGCCACGCTGATATAACGAGGCCCCAGGCCGGGAGGGTAGTGCACGGGTGGATTTTCTTGCGGCGGAGGGGAGACCGGCTGCTCGGAAGGCGGGGCCGGGTCCACGGCGGAGTGGCCGTTTGGTTGTGGTTTATTGTGCTCATTCTGTGGCTGATTTTTTGCCTGAGCTTTTGCGTTGACGGCGGATTCGGGGCTGACGGTGTTCTGGCTGCCTTGGTCTGCTTGGGCTTCTTTTTTGTCTTCTGGTTGGTCTTGCCTGTTGGGTGGGGAGTAGGAGCTGAGGGTTTTCGTGCCTGGGACTTTTTCTTCGGAATGGGAACCGAAGTTGAAGTTAGGGGCGATCGGGGTGATATTCAGGCGGACGTGGTCATAGTGCGGTTTTTTACCGGAGCGGGTGGCTTCGCCGGAGGCTCGGCGCTGCTCGCGAGCTCGTTCTTTCAGGACAGCGAGCACGGAATTGCCGAGGTGACAGAGGAAGCGGCCGGTGCGCAGGTCCATTTCTCCAGTGCAGACGTAGTTGGCGATGTTTTCCAGAAGCTGGTGAACCTGGGACAGATCTTTCAGGGGGCCGGGCTTGAAGCCGGGCGGCAGGGTGATCTCGGGGGTACGGCTACGGATCTGGCCACCTTGCTTGCGGGCTGCGGCCTGTTTTTCTTTCTGGCCGGGGTCGTGGAAAAAGCAATATGGTTTGCCGGTCTGGGGATCGGCTTTACAGCGGCTGCCGTCTTCGCTGAAGTGCTGGCAGCGGGGTTTGTCATTGAAAAGTTCTTTAAAACCCATTTTTTGTACCTCCTTTCCGGTACATCGGACAGGATGGCACAGATTTGGGTGAAATGAACATTATGGTGCCATAGTGATATCATGATGGCACTAAAGAACAGTTTCAGGTTTCGAGTTTCAAGTTGCCCATCTGTTTCGAAGTCAGGACTTTCTCGACCACAATGAATTTGCTCCCACACGCGCTTGACGCGCGAGTGGGGCACCCGGCAAATCGTATGTAGACGCATGCGCCCTTCCTTGTCCTTGCGCCCCGCCGACCTGCTTAAAACGCCAATCGGTTTTGTGTCCTTGCGGTGATAACTGAACTCTGTCGTGTCATGAAGGACCAGAATAGGTTGGTCATCGACCGGCATCCGCAGTCGAGTTGACTGAAAATGCCCAGCCAGAATCTCACCTTCACCAACTCGATCATTCGAAAAGAAGCGGTATGCTGCCTTGGTATTGGCCCAGTCCTGACAGGCAAAGGGAATACTGCCACCTAAGTCTGCAGAAAGTTGTTCCGCCAGCTTTCTGAATCTCTTGCCCAACCGTACGTCCTCAAACTGGCAAGCTGCCAGTTCCTTATCCATCCATGTTTTGCTTCGGAAGACAACAGCATGGCTATCTTCCACTCTGGGGCGTAGTGACTCCTGCCGTTTCCTCATAGCGGCAGTCCACCACCTCCATCTGTAGCCCATAAGTGGCGACCTTGAGGCCGAATCTCTCTTTACAAGGGTTGCTTTACTGTACTGTTAAGCCTACCCGTGTATCACGCTTGAGCGGACCATGCCCGGTTTGGGCAATCCCCGTGATCGTGAGCTCATAGTCGCCGGGCGGAACGTTGTCGCCAACAGCGACACGTAGATACGCGTCTCCCGAGTCTTCAAGAACCAGGGTACGATTTGGAGCAACAGAGGCCTTGATCCCCTGCCGCAGACCACTGACACGTAATGGCAGGATTGCCTGAAAACCGTTGATGGATTGGATGATGACAGCACTGCCTGCCTCGCCTCCCCGACGTACTGAAAGGTGGCCTTCTGTTGTTCTGATTGAAAAATCAGGCCGTCCTGTGTAGATCGTCAATTGAGTGCCGGTAAATTGCGTGATTCTCGCGCCCTTGTCGTTGCCCCAGATGGATAGATAGAACTTGTGCGGTTGTAGCCATTTCTCGCTCGACGAGATGTGAAGTATAGATTTGCCTGATCCCGTGATCTGGGCAGGTTCGAAGCTACCGGTAATGCCCTCAGGGGCGAAGCCTTCAGGCGCGATGGCTATCATGCTCAGTGCTACTGTGCCTTTGTATCCGCCCATCGGTCTTACAGTGACGGAATAATCGGCCTTGCCGCTGACGAGCAATCTTTGCTCTCCCGAGACCTCCAGTGAGAAGTCCGGCTTTGGCAATGTGAAAGCTGACGTGCTACGCTCGGTTTGCGCGGAGCAATCGCAGTTATCGACAGCAGGTAGACTGATGCGGGGTTTGTCCAGAAGCCCAAAAAACGTTTCGTCAATGTAGACCCGATCCCCTGTGTGTATTTGCTGGTATTCGGCGGGGGTGAGCAAAGAGGTCATAGTACGCATAAAGTCGTCGTTGCTCTCAGGGCCGTCCAAGGAGACATTGCTCAAGGAGAAACTATGACAACCAATATGCAACACGTAGGAGCTATTTCTGACTGGGAAAATTGCATTGCTCCTCAACTTTATTTTCACGTAGGGCTTGCCCTCGCTAAATACTTTTCGAATGCCGATGATTCTGTTTCCCTCACGGGCTGCCATTTCTTCTTCCCAACGGTGCTTGAGCGCCGTGGCAGCTTGCTTTTGCCGCTCAACATCCAGCTGTGCGGACTGCTGGGCAGTGCCTGAACCGCAGATGCTGATTCCCAGCAGGAAAGTCAGCGCTCTCAAGGATGTTGTCTTCATGTTGATTCCTGCCGCGGCTCTGAATTAGGCACACGAAGGCTAATCTTGCCGCGACTTTGGAAGAACGGCACAGCCGCGGAATCTTGCAGTAAATTTTCCTTTCATGGGGGCATGATCTGACTACCCGGAAATCTGTCTCCTGGCGTTTCTATTTCAAGCTCGCCGTGGGCGAACTGGGGGTCGTCATCGGTACTTCAACTTGTGGGTAATTGAAAGGCTCACCAGACGCTTACAGACGTCGGCGCTACTCACTTGCCTGCCGTTTTTGCCTGCTGGGCCATGCCTTCCCACACCGCCTTACTCAACTCCGACTGGGTTTTTGCGTCAAAGCTCTCCAGCACCAAAACTGTGTTGCCCTGCTGCTCGATTGAAACCAGCCCTTCATCTGTCTTCCAGTGAGTATTAATGCCAGGTGGCGAGGCGGCAGCGGCCTTGGCATCGGGCTCGACATTTGGCTCGGCATTTGGCTGGACATTTGGCTGCTCCTGGCTGGCAAAGCGATAGCGTTGCAGCAGGGTGGAGATGTAAGCCTGCGCGAACTTTTGGGCGCTCTCCGGTGATGACCAGCGTGAAAGATAGAACAAAGCAACGGACTTGGTGGTTACCGGCTCGGCTGCTTTCTTTTCAGCCTTCGCCTTGTCAGAATTTTTATCCGAATCCGCAGATTTCGGATCGGGAGGCTCATGCTTGAGAGCGGCATAATACGCTCCGCCACGCCATTCGTCCGAGAGCTTCTCTGCCAGCTTTTCGTTGGTGAATTGCTTGAGCAACACCATGACATCAAATTGGCCGACCGATCCGACGTCGTAACGCTCATAATCCTTGCCTAACAGCGAAGCCATGTGCGGCAACACAAGCGGCTCCAGCTTTTCGCCGGCAAGATACGCTCCAGGGTTCATAATCTGGCGGCTGTTTTGCGGAGGATTTTTCAGCGCGCCGGCGTAGGCAAGCCCTGCGCCTCCCTTTTCCAGGAGCGCCTGCACAAATCCCAGGCCGTAGCGATACGGGAATCCAAGGGATTCGCGCATGTAGAGCGGAGCATTGGCGTAGATCGGAGAATCATCGTTATTGGAAATATTTTGCTTCAACGCCTCAACAAAGGCGGGGGCTGAAGTGACGGTTTGTCCCGAATCCCTCAGGATGTAATCAATCAGCACGGCCATCCCCTGCCCTTCCACCAGCGCCTGACGGGCGGTTTGCTCTTCGTCGCTCTCGATATCTACCGCGTCCTTGTCGGGTGTCTGCCCTGATTTCTTGATTACCTCTTCGGGATTGCCTGCCAGCCACTTCTTCAAATCGAAGTTCTGGTCCTGGAGGGCGTGGGTGAGTTCGTGCGCCATGACCGGTTTTTGCTGCTCGGCAGGGATCCAATCCATCAGGTAGACGGTCTTGTCTTTAATGTTGTAATAACCTGCAACCTGCTCGCGCATCATCGAGACCATATAGGTGCGCAGATCAAAATTACGCGGCAGGAATCCAAATTTTTTCAACACCATCTCAGAGCTTTGCAGGCGCTTGGCGTCTTCGTCATCATTCAGGCGATCGCTCAGGCCTTGCGCCACCTGGTCGCGGCTGCTGAGCTGACGTTTCACGCTATGCCGAATGAGCAGCTTGGTGTCGTCACTGGCGAACCGCATAATGTCGTCGAGTGAACGAAAGAGTTCATCCGCCTCTTTTGGCGAAAGCTTGCTCTCAGGCTGCGCTTGGGTTGCATGTGCCGTAGCTTGCGCCACCAGCCAGTTGGAAGACGCCAGGCAAAGCAAAAATACAAAGAGATAAATCTGGCTAAAAAACCGGTAAACCGAAGTTTTATAATGGGAGCGGTTGCAGATAGGGGTCATTGGCAACTGGTTGAGTACCTCACCATCATATGTGATTGCCAGGCCTTTTGCTTTGCAGAATATGGAAAACTCCGAAGGCGATCTCCGACAGCAGGCGCAAAAGTACTTCCACCTCGCCTACGAGCGCCAGATGAACGGCGATCTCGATGAGGCCATCACTCTCTACACCCGTTCCATTGAGACCCTGCCCACGGCAGAGGCTTACACTTTTCGCGGCTGGACTTACTGCTTTAAAGAAGACCTCAACCACGCCATCGCCGATTGCCTGGAAGCCATCAAGGTAGACCCGGAGTTTGGCAATCCGTATAACGATATCGGCGCTTACCTGATTCAATTAGGCAAGTGGGATGAGGCCATCCCATGGCTGGAACACGCCATCAGCGCAAAGCGCTACGAGTCGTACTACTTCCCGCATTTCAATCTCGGACGTGTCTATGAACACAAGCGCGACTGGAACAAAGCCAAGAATTACTACAAGCGCGCCTACGAGATGAATCCTCAATACGTGATAGCGTTGCGGGCGTTGAAGCGTCTTGAAGGGAGCTGGAATTAGAAG encodes the following:
- a CDS encoding tetratricopeptide repeat protein, whose translation is MENSEGDLRQQAQKYFHLAYERQMNGDLDEAITLYTRSIETLPTAEAYTFRGWTYCFKEDLNHAIADCLEAIKVDPEFGNPYNDIGAYLIQLGKWDEAIPWLEHAISAKRYESYYFPHFNLGRVYEHKRDWNKAKNYYKRAYEMNPQYVIALRALKRLEGSWN